The window GCGGCCGCGATCAGACCCAGGACCAGTATCCCGCCCAGCAGCCACGGCATGATGGCGAGCTCGCGGATGGACTCCGGATGTATCTCCTTCATCCCGATGTAGTGATTCAGGCCGTTGATGTTCTGGAGATCCCACTCGCCCTGGCCGCGAATGGTGTTGACCATGATCTCGAGCCCGATCCCCTCCGGGTACTGCGGCGCAACGAGGTCGATCGTCCAGATCGGCAGGAAGAACGCCGGCACGAGCAGCAGTGCCGCAGCTGCAGTCAGAGCGCGCGACCTCGTTGACATTGTCATGGCCTCATCCCGTTTGCCAGCTCGTGTGCCACGCTCAGTTCGCAGGCTGGCCGGTCGTGAGCCTGCCGCCCGTCCCCCACGCCACCGGCACGCCGCTGTTCAGCGGGCTCACCCGCACGTACCCCTGCATCTCCTGGTGCAGCGCGGAGCAGAAGTCCGTGCAGTAGAACGGATAGATACCCGGTCGCGTCGGTCGCCACAGGAGTGTGCGCGTGTCTCCCGGCATGATGAGCAGCTCGGCGGTTTCCATGCCCAGCACGGCAAACCCGTGCGGCACGTCCCAGTCCTGCTCGAGGTTCGTCACATGGAAGAAGACCGAGTCGCCGACCTCGATGCCTTCGATGTTGTCGGGCGCGAAATGGCTGCGGATGGCGGTCATGTGGACGTCCACCCTGCGACCCTGTCGCGTCACCTTCGCCGCACCCTCGCCCATCGTCGCGAACGGGTTCCTGTTCTCGGACAGACGGTACAGCCGCAGCTGCTTGTCCAGGATCAGCTCGGCCGGAATAGCCTGCGCGTAATGCGGCTCGCCCATGGTCGGGAAGTCGAGCAGCAGCCGCATCTTGTCACCGCTGATGTCGATCAGCTGAGCCGAGTGCGCGAGCTCCGGACCGGTCGGCAGGTAGCGGTCCTTCGTCATCTTGTTCAGCGCGACCAGGTACTTGCCCCACGGCTCACGGCTGTCGCCGCCGGGGATCATCAGGTGGCCGACCGAATAGTAGACCGGAATACGATCGACGACCTCGAATGTCTCGAGGCTCCACTTCACGATCTCCGAGCTGATGAACGCTGTCGTGTACGCGAAGCCCCTGCCGTCGAACTCGGTATGGAGCGGACCAAGACCCGGGTCCTGCACTTCGCCGGCGATGATCGCGTCGTACTGGAGGACCGGTATGCCGTCGACGACGCCCTCGAACTGCTCCGCGGCGATCGCGGCAATCATCTTCTCGAACGAGTGGACGGGAATCACGGTCGCGAGCTTTCCGCCCGCCACGATGAACCGACCGGTGGGATCGACGTCCACACCGTGCGGCGACTTGGGCGTGGGCAGGAAATACACGAGCCGCGCGCATGCTGTCGGGTCGAGCACGGTCACGCTCTCCTTCATGACGGACCGTGCAATGCGATCCTCGCCCTTGTAGTTGTGCACGTACCGGGCGGGCATGGTGCGCGCAGCACCCTCGGCGACGCATTCCTCCGCGCGCTTCCAGTCCACCGCCGCGATGAAGTCCTTGTCACGCTTCGATGCATTGACCTCGAGCAGTGTGTGGGCCTCCTCCACGTTGTAGGACGTGAAGAACATCCAGCCGTCGCTCGGACCCTTGCCCGCATGAGCCAGGTCGTAGTTGTAGCCGGGCATGATGATCTGGAAGGCGACGTCCATGTTGCCGGGGTCGTTCGCGCGGATGAACGAAAGCATGCCCTTGAAGTTGCCGGCGTATTCCTCGATCGACATGTCACGGTTCGGCACGGGCACCGAGAAGCGCGTGGTCGCAACGACGTACTCGCTGTTCGGCGTGATGAACGGGGACCCGTGATTGCCGGCGCTGTTCGGGATCTCGAGGATCTCCTTCGTCTCGAACTCCGTCAGATCGATGCGCGCAATGCGCGGCGTGTTGTTGGCGTTGATGAAGATCCAGCGGCCGTCGGGTACGCCGTCGGTCATCGAGAGCTCCGGA is drawn from Longimicrobiales bacterium and contains these coding sequences:
- the nosZ gene encoding Sec-dependent nitrous-oxide reductase; translated protein: MKLSTSARLGLLTIALFGIGTWACQTSRSTGVASTADAASAVYVAPGEYDEFYAFMSGGFSGNLTVMGLPSGRLLKTVPVFSQYAENGWGYNEETKEMLQTSYGFAAWDDSHHPELSMTDGVPDGRWIFINANNTPRIARIDLTEFETKEILEIPNSAGNHGSPFITPNSEYVVATTRFSVPVPNRDMSIEEYAGNFKGMLSFIRANDPGNMDVAFQIIMPGYNYDLAHAGKGPSDGWMFFTSYNVEEAHTLLEVNASKRDKDFIAAVDWKRAEECVAEGAARTMPARYVHNYKGEDRIARSVMKESVTVLDPTACARLVYFLPTPKSPHGVDVDPTGRFIVAGGKLATVIPVHSFEKMIAAIAAEQFEGVVDGIPVLQYDAIIAGEVQDPGLGPLHTEFDGRGFAYTTAFISSEIVKWSLETFEVVDRIPVYYSVGHLMIPGGDSREPWGKYLVALNKMTKDRYLPTGPELAHSAQLIDISGDKMRLLLDFPTMGEPHYAQAIPAELILDKQLRLYRLSENRNPFATMGEGAAKVTRQGRRVDVHMTAIRSHFAPDNIEGIEVGDSVFFHVTNLEQDWDVPHGFAVLGMETAELLIMPGDTRTLLWRPTRPGIYPFYCTDFCSALHQEMQGYVRVSPLNSGVPVAWGTGGRLTTGQPAN